The Numida meleagris isolate 19003 breed g44 Domestic line chromosome 18, NumMel1.0, whole genome shotgun sequence genome segment TAGGTCACCATATGGGAAGCACTGACCAACAGCAAGCCGGGCACCCACCCCATGTCGCACGAGGGACGCCGGGGAGACAGGTTGGTAAGGTCCGGGGGTGTGGGAGCGGGTCCCATCCCCACAGGTCCTCCTGGGGCTCTGGGCTTGAGGCCGTGCCATGCCCCCCCAGGACTCCCCAGCACACGGCAGCCCCCAGACCCCCCTCCAGCCCGGCACCGAGGGGCGGCGGGGGGCCCAGTGCCCTGTTCCCCAGCTACGCGGAGCAGCTGCGCTTGGCCATGGCGCTGTCGGCGCGGGAGCAGGAGGAGGCCGAGCGGCGGACGcggcaggaggaagaggagctgcagcgcatcctgcagctctccctgaTGGAGAAGTGACCCCCCGCCCCCGCTGAGCCCCCCCACCCCGACTCGGGGCCTGGGGACGTGTGTATAGGGCACGGAGGGGTGTGTGGGGGGACGGCCCGTGCAGAGGACAAATAGGGGGGGCGGCGTCGGCCCCATAGCCGGGGCAGGGGTGAGtgctggggggcactgggggtgGCAGGGAACAGGGGGCGTATCCTGCATGCTGCCCCCCACCATCTGACCCCagggaggcggggggggggcacaTCCTTCCCCAGCCATGGGGGCACCTCGAGAGCCATGGGGCTCTGCCCCTCCCCTTGGCCCCACTGCCCAGGCGCTACCAAGTGCACTTACCcgggagctgctctgcctgccaaCGGGGGGGGGGCTCGgccccactgcaccccacagcccaTGTGGGGCTGCACGGCCTCCCCCCAAGCCAAGGGGGCAACCAAGGGGGGGCCCGCAAAGAGATGCCCGATGTCACCCCCCTCACCCTGTGCTCGcaccctccctgccctgctcgGATGCTCCCCCCCACCATGGCAGCGCCGCACCCCCTCATCCCGGGCACTGCCCCCCACCCCTGGTAAAACTTTACATCAAATGGTGCTAACCCCCGGGCCCACACCTCCCTGCCCCGGGCTGTTCCTTCTTTGCACACGGGGGGGACTGCGGGGTCGCCCCCAAAGGGACTTTTCGTAGCGGCACCCCTTCCCCCCCCATCCACGCACCCCACAAGTGACGACTGGGCCAGGGCCGGGGGGAGCCCGAGCAGCTCCGACCGCGGCCAACACCAATAAATGCTCTGAGAGGAGCCTCTCTGTGCCTGGTGTGcgggggggagcgggggggtGGGCAGGGCccccccacagcagccccacatcccTGGTATGGCCACAGGAGACCCAAGCCCTTTATTAATGGGGGGTGCTGGGAGCATGGAGCCCACCCTGTGAGGGGCTGTGGGGGCGGGGGGGTTAGCACCATACCCCAGTGCTGGGAAGGGGGGGAGAACAGCACCCCCATCCTGGCACCCAGGGCCGCCAGGAGGGACCCCCACGTGCCAATGTCCCCAAATGCATTCTGGCACCCTAGGAGCAAAATGGAGTGGGGGGGTCCAGAGTCCGACCCCCCCCCCTCGCATCTCCTGGGGAAAGAACATGGCCGTGGCCTCCTGCCCGCTGCGGGATGCGGTTTAATGCCGGGCTGGGCGCAGTCCCATGCCCGTGCCTCAGTCCGTGCCGTTGGTGAACTGGCAGAGTTTGTGCTCCAGAGCGGAGATGCGCTTCTCCTGCGCCTGCACCGTCTCCTTCAGCACCCGGATCTCCTCCAGCACCTCGTCCAGGACGGGGGTCTGCTGGGGGGACATGAGGGGTCAGTGCTGTGCCTACAGATCCCCCCACGGCCATCAGCCCCCAAGGAAGGGGACAGCCCcgtgccacatctccgtggGCCAACGTCCCCACTGGCCAACATCTCCATAGGCCAGCAACCCCCATGGGCCAACATCTCCATGGGCTGGTGTCCCTGTAGAGTGGCACGTCCCCTGGGGAGGTGATGGGATACTCACAGAGATGTCGGCATTGGAGTGGCTGCGGCGGGGGCCCGGGGGGGGTTTGTTGTCCAGGATGTTCTTCTTGACCACCTTCAGCTCCCGGTTCTTGACGGGGACGTATCCGTCCCGCAGTGAGATGAGGATGGGCTCCGCATCCTTCCCCGACAGCCACTCATCTGCCTCCAGGGCCGGCTCGGGGCCCGGTGTGTCGGGGTACAGGTCGTCCTGGAAGAGGTCTGACTGCGGGGACAGCGGGGGGGCACAGTGAGATGGGGTGCTCAACTCTCTCCCTTGAgaccccactgtccccagcGCCGCATTGTCCTCAAGAGGTGCCCGAGGGCTCACCTTGCGCGGCACCGTCATGACGATGGGCTCACACTTGCGCTCGTGCAGCTTGAAGAACCTGAGTGGGGCAAAGGTGGTTGGGGTCTGGATGTCCCCAGCCATTGTCCCCCCCTCCCCTGGCCCCGCTGGCCCCCACCTGGCGATCTCACACTTGCTGACGTCCAGCCCCCTCTTGGGCATGAAGCCCATGCCGCGCTGCGGCTCCTTGCTGCTGTAGGTGTTCAGGTAGTGCACGTAGGGCGCCTCGTCCGTGATCTCAAAGTAGCGGATgctgctgtccccctgcagaTATGGGGACGGGTGTCAGCCCCCTGACTGCTCCCCATGGGGGGATGGCACTGAGGGGGGGGAAGCTGGGGTCACCTTCCCGCAGAGGTACACGATGCTGGAGTCGGCGTCGTAGAAGGGCAGTAGGACCCCATTGCTGGTGTCCATCTCCTGCAGTGCGATGGGCTCCTCAAAGTTCTTCTGCGGGGACACAGCTGGGGGTGAGCACCATGCCCCCACCTCCATCGGCCACACCATTAGGCACTGCACACCGTAGGGATGGGGACACCCCCAGGACCCCCCCGGCATGCCCATGCCCCGCTCCTGCTTACCTGCGCTGCGCTATGGGTACCCCCACCAACCCCCAACCCCACACCCAGGCACTGCACGGCACACGGGCACAGCACACGGGGAACTCGGCATCGTATTTCGGGGAAGAATGgatttgggtttgggtttggggaGCCGAGTTCCCGGGAGCATCACTCCATGCGGCCTCGTTACCgggtcccacagccccagctcccgcTGGCTCATCCTGGTAAAGCCCGTGGTAAAGATGTGTCCTTCCCGCGTGAAGATGGCCCGCACGGGCCTCAGCCCCTCGTGGGGCGCGAACCTCTCCTGGGGATGGGGGGCACAGAGTCAGCGcgtggcacagggatggggcgtGGGGGCGCGGATCCATCCCTGGTACAGCTATTGGCTTCCGATGGAGGTGGGCGCAGGAGGGTCCCGGGGGGCACACGGGGTCCTGGGGGGGCACAGCGGGTCACGGCGCGGCCCCGTACCAGGTCCCAGAGGCCCAGCTGCCGCTCGCTCATCTTGCTGAAGCCGGTGGTGAAGATCTTGCCATCGGCCATGAAGATGGCGCGGATGGGCCGGGCGCCGTCGTGCGGTTTGGTTATCTCCTGCGTCGGGCGTTAGCGGGTTAAAGGCAAACACAGAGGCGCGGGGTTAGTGGGGCCGGCCGTtagcggggagggggggggacaCCGCGGGgaggtggccatggggacacactggggacactcACCGCCACCACCGTCTGCTTGCGCGGGTCGATGACGCGCACCTTCTTGTCCTTGCAGGTGGTGACCAGGAGGCTGCCGTTGCGGTTCCAGCCCACGTTGTAGATGAGGTCGGTGTGCATGTCCTCCAGCGCCAGCAGCATCTCCCCGGTGCCCACGTTCCAGAGGATCACCAGGTTGTCGCAGCCTGCGGGGACGCCGGGACGGCGTCACCCCACCGGTGACCACCGTGGGTTCCCGGTGGGGATTTGGGGTGACCGTCATTGGTTCCCATGGGACTTGGGGTGAGCCCCACCTGCGCTCAGCAGCACGTTGCGGGCCGTGGGGTGCCAGCAGATGATGCCCACGCGCTTGGAGTGCCCCTCCAGCGTCACCACCGGCTCCGTGATGCTGCGCACGGGGACGTAGTCGGGGATCTGCCACACCtgggggggacacggggacaatTAACCTCAGCGGTGCCACCACCCCGACGCGCATCCCCGTGGTGCAGGGAGCATGCGGTGCCTGGGGgatgcggggctgggggggggggcacagccccatTGTGCCGCATGTGGCCCCCCCGGTGCTGAGTCGCGGGGAAGGTATATTTAGCACAAAGTGCTGCATCATGGAGCCAGCGGCCGCcgccagcagcacacacacatgGCACCGCCGCTAAAAATAGGTCGGTGACACtttgcaggcagcaaagcaacggggaaggggggggggcCCTCCGTACCCCCCCACCGCCCGCCCCTCACCATGACGGTGGTGTCCTCGGAGGCGCTGGCGATGACGTTGTCGTTGTGGGGGCACCAGTCGATGTCCAGCACGGGCGCTGTGTGCCCCGTCACCAGCGGGTGGTTCTTGTCCACGCGGCCCGTCTGCAACACGGAGGGGGAGGCATGAGCCCGGGGCCCCCCCCCGAGCCCCGGCACTGATACAGCACAGGGGGAACCCGGccatggggaaactgaggcacggagcCCCACAGGGATGCAGAGGGCAGCGATGTGCCCGGGGACGGGCTGCTGTGTGCCCCCTATGGTGGTGGTGCGGGACACAAGGGGGGGGCCCAGTCCCTGTGTTGGAGTGGGCAGGGTGCAGCCCCCACTCAGGGATTTGGGGCTGGGGAGAAAGTGGACAGAGGTTTCCTGTGTTGCTGCAGTTATCCCCAGGATGCGTGCCAGTGAGTGCCCCAGGGTCAGCCCTGAGCCCCCCCACgggatggggatgtgggggTGAAGCGATGCAGAGCCATCAGGGCATCCCACACCCAGAGCAGAGCCCGTCACCATGTCCCGTACCCCGTACGACCCCCAGGGGGACCCATCCCAACGAACCCGCTCACCTTGGCCAGGGGCAGGACCATGAAGGCCCCCCCGCCGCCCGACTCCACGATGATGGCCAGGAACTTGGGGTTGACGGCGCAGAAGGAGCTGTCCCACGTCACCTTGGAGACGCGGATGTCCTCGTACATCTGGTCGGCCTTCACCGGCTGCCCGAAGACGTGCCGGAACTTGCTCTGGCGCACCACGCGGCGGCTCATGGCTGGGGGGGCACGGGTCAGGATCCCAGTAGGGCACAGGGACCTCGGCACCCACAGACTTTGTGCAGCGAGGAATCCCCCATCCGGGTTTGGGAGGGAGCGTGGGGACGTGGCGATGGAGTGGGATGGGGGCACGGAACAGAGCCTGGTGCAGTTCTGGCCccacagagggacctggggcagctgtgggtgctggggtgGGCACTGGGCACCGGCATCCCATGGCACAGTGCTGTCTGTCTGCCTTGCACCAGGACCGCGCCATGCCCTATGGCTGTACCATGTCCCCTAGCTGTGCCATGTCCTACGGCTGCGCCATCCCCCATCCCCATGGCTGTACCATGCCCTATGTCTGTGCCATGCCCTACAGCTGTGCCACACTCATGGCCGTACCATGCCCCATGGCCGTACTTTACCCTATGTCCAAGCCAGCCCCGTGGTTATGCCGTATCCCATGGCTGTGCCCTACCCTACGTCCGTGCCATCCCCATGGCCATGCCATGCCTTGTAGCTATCACTGGGACTGACCCATACGTAGCGACAGTGGGGAAGCAGGGCTGAAAAGAGCTGCGGGGGTTGGGATAAGGAGGTGCCACACACCGGGACACAGCTCATCCCCTTGTGTCCCATCCTGTAGCAGTGATCTGAGGTCGCCCACCTGGGTCACACCTCCCCACTGCGTGGGGACCCGGAGCACCAGAGCGCTgtgggcagcactgccacatGGCCCTGTGTGCATGCGGAGCAGAGAGGAGCCCGGTGCTCCCCATGGCCCCGAGGGGCTCCAGTCGGGGTCATTCCGTGCCCCCATCACCCCGCCCCCTCCCAGGTGTGCACTGAGCCTCCTGGAGGCCCCAGTGTCacccccagtgctgcagctccgCGGTGCCTGGGGATGCCGACCTCACAACCCCACAGTGCCCTTTGGGGTCAGCCATCACCGCAGCCCGGTGCAGCACAGTGCGTCCCTGCAGGTTTGTGGCCCTTCGGAGTTGGGGGGTCCCCAAAGTGGTGTTACCCCCAGGACAGGGCCCCCAGCGCCGGGGGGCAGCGAGGGGCTGAGTGGGGATGTCCTGCAGAACCCATCTGACACGGGGGGAGCGCAGCTGGGGGGCAGATGGGGACAAGGAGGGGGTGAGGGCCTGGCTGGGGGtgaggggcaggtgggggcaCACGGGGTGTGGGGTGCAGCAAAGGGCAGGTGCAGGCAGGACAGGTGCACGGGGTGCAGGAGGGTGCACGGGGTGCATGGGCTGCATGGGCTGCATGGGGTGCAGGAGGGTGCAAGGGGTTTATGGGCTGCACGGGGCGCAGTAGGGTGCATGGGGTGCAGGCAGACGGGGTCGGAGGGGCTGCATGCAGCGTGCAGGGGGTGCAGGGGGCAGCGAGGGGGTGCGGGCACGGTGCGGGCAGGACACCCCGCTCCCCGCCGTACCATTACGTTGCCACAATTGAATCCGCAGCGGCCGCTCGGGAACGACCAGAGGTCACTTTCCATTTATAGCCATCTCCCGGCGGGGCCCGGCCGGGCGAGGGGCCGGGGACCAGGAGCtcgccgctccgctccgctcccaccacccttcccctctcccctcgccccccgctccccccggcccNNNNNNNNNNNNNNNNNNNNNNNNNNNNNNNNNNNNNNNNNNNNNNNNNNNNNNNNNNNNNNNNNNNNNNNNNNNNNNNNNNNNNNNNNNNNNNNNNNNNNNNNNNNNNNNNNNNNNNNNNNNNNNNNNNNNNNNNNNNNNNNNNNNNNNNNNNNNNNNNNNNNNNNNNNNNNNNNNNNNNNNNNNNNNNNNNNNNNNNNNNNNNNNNNNNNNNNNNNNNNNNNNNNNNNNNNNNNNNNNNNNNNNNNNNNNNNNNNNNNNNNNNNNNNNNNNNNNNNNNNNNNNNNNNNNNNNNNNNNNNNNNNNNNNNNNNNNNNNNNNNNNNNNNNNNNNNNNNNNNNNNNNNNNNNNNNNNNNNNNNNNNNNNNNNNNNNNNNNNNNNNNNNNNNNNNNNNNNNNNNNNNNNNNNNNNNNNNNNNNNNNNNNNNNNNNNNNNNNNNNNNNNNNNNNNNNNNNNNNNNNNNNNNNNNNNNNNNNNNNNNNNNNNNNNNNNNNNNNNNNNNNNNNNNNNNNNNNNNNNNNNNNNNNNNNNNNNNNNNNNNNNNNNNNNNNNNNNNNNNNNNNNNNNNNNNNNNNNNNNNNNNNNNNNNNNNNNNNNNNNNNNNNNNNNNNNNNNNNNNNNNNNNNNNNNNNNNNNNNNNNNNNNNNNNNNNNNNNNNNNNNNNNNNNNNNNNNNNNNNNNNNNNNNNNNNNNNNNNNNNNNNNNNNNNNNNNNNNNNNNNNNNNNNNNNNNNNNNNNNNNNNNNNNNNNNNNNNNNNNNNNNNNNNNNNNNNNNNNNNNNNNNNNNNNNNNNNNNNNNNNNNNNNNNNNNNNNNNNNNNNNNNNNNNNNNNNNNNNNNNNNNNNNNNNNNNNNNNNNNNNNNNNNNNNNNNNNNNNNNNNNNNNNNNNNNNNNNNNNNNNNNNNNNNNNNNNNNNNNNNNNNNNNNNNNNNNNNNNNNNNNNNNNNNNNNNNNNNNNNNNNNNNNNNNNNNNNNNNNNNNNNNNNNNNNNNNNNNNNNNNNNNNNNNNNNNNNNNNNNNNNNNNNNNNNNNNNNNNNNNNNNNNNNNNNNNNNNNNNNNNNNNNNNNNNNNNNNNNNNNNNNNNNNNNNNNNNNNNNNNNNNNNNNNNNNNNNNNNNNNNNNNNNNNNNNNNNNNNNNNNNNNNNNNNNNNNNNNNNNNNNNNNNNNNNNNNNNNNNNNNNNNNNNNNNNNNNNNNNNNNNNNNNNNNNNNNNNNNNNNNNNNNNNNNNNNNNNNNNNNNNNNNNNNNNNNNNNNNNNNNNNNNNNNNNNNNNNNNNNNNNNNNNNNNNNNNNNNNNNNNNNNNNNNNNNNNNNNNNNNNNNNNNNNNNNNNNNNNNNNNNNNNNNNNNNNNNNNNNNNNNNNNNNNNNNNNNNNNNNNNNNNNNNNNNNNNNNNNNNNNNNNNNNNNNNNNNNNNNNNNNNNNNNNNNNNNNNNNNNNNNNNNNNNNNNNNNNNNNNNNNNNNNNNNNNNNNNNNNNNNNNNNNNNNNNNNNNNNNNNNNNNNNNNNNNNNNNNNNNNNNNNNNNNNNNNNNNgggggggggggggggggggggggggcaatgGCTGAGATATTGTACAGGAGTCAATGTAAACAACAGAGCGTCCTCCGGGAGGGCTTTGTGGGACCAAGGGAACAGCTGCTTTGTACAAAATGCCCTTAAAACGCCGCGCTCCTCCCAAAACCCCACGGGCAAGGGGAGAGACACCGGCATGGAGACGGGGTGGGGTGCACGGCCCCGGGGGGACCTCCAAGCCCGGTGGCTTTGGCTGGGCACCCAGCACCACACACCCGTTCTGGCAGCGGGTTCAGAGCCCCCAGTGCCTTTGTAACGCTGGAAGGGAACAAGGGGACAGCGCGGCACTGCAGCACCGCTGCTCCATGGAGAGGAGCAGAGCGCTGGGACGAAGCgcatttctgctctgcaaaaaGGGCATTTCTCCCGAGACCAAAGCAGGTGGAGAAAGCCGGGGAGGCGAGGGCTGGAGCTGTCCTTCACAGCTGACCCCGGCACTTGGCTGTTCTGTGCCACCCGCCCGGCTCCAAGGCCAGCTGGAGCCACTGGGAGCCACGTGGCCCCGCAGCAAGCCATGGCCCAGCGCTATGTGACCCTCGGGCCACGCTCCAGCCCGCAGCCAGCACTACTGGGACAgcgtgcagagctgctgcaggacgTGCACCGGGGCCTCGGGCTGCAGcgtggcagcaggaggagcccaggagctgcaggagtggGGAATCCTCCCCAGATCGCTTCACCCCGCAGGGACAGCCCCCGGCTGCGGGCAGACACACGCTGCTTCCCAGCGCTCTGGTGGCAcgagctgccctgcagctggagatgaGCTGCACCTGCAGCACCGCTGCTGCTATCCAGGCACGGCCTCAGccgctgctcctccagccctgtgccctCCTCCGGGTGCTGcgcttccagcagcaggagccgttctgcagctcctggcagggGCAGGCACCGCAGAGCGGGCGCAGCCGAGAGCACGGAGCTCGGGGTCAGCCATACCACACCAGGATGAACGGGGTGAAACTGGGAGTAAGCGTGCGGGTCTGGGGGAGGCCTTGAGCTGCAGAACGGCTCCAAGAGAACACGGGGCTGGAGGGGATGTTTGGCCAAAGCCAGCGCCCAGGCTCGCAGCTGGAAGGGGTCGACAGGTTACAAAGTCAAAGCCCCTCCGCAGGGGCGCGGATTGCCATGGACAGcacggaggaggaggagagtgGTGGTGTTTTCCAGTTTACAGAATGCAGTCttgcccttaaaaaaaaaaaaaaaaaaaaaaaaggaaacaaaataataaccaACATAGAAACGAACAAATCTATATAAATATCATATATACAatttagcaaaagaaaaccccccaaaaaataaacaacttcCAGGAAAGATCTTCCCTCCGGGTTGAGCGCTGGGAGGGACAGCAGAGAGGACAAAGCTTTGCCTGCAGTGGGGGAACACGTCGTGTAACAATTACAATGGCCTCTGGGTCGCAGACGGGGCGGGGGGAGAGGGGACGTGGGGCggagggaggcagcagagggcagaggACACGATATGGCCATGAACGTGGAAGGCCCACAGCAGTATTCAAGTAACGGGAGGGCTCGTGCCCCGTCGAGGCGTTTGTTTTAGAAGAACACTCCGGTTCGCGGACTCGTGGCTGGGGGAGGAGGTGAGCACGGAGCCGGGCAGCCCGGGGGTCCCCAGGCCCACCCCTGTGCTCCCATGGGGGGCACGGGCAGAAGTGAGCTCCATAAGGGACCCGCTGGCACTGCCCGGCTCCGGGCTGCAGAACAAAGCGAACAAAGGGGACTTGGCACAGCCTACACGTGGCGTGGGCTCTCGCCCCAGTGCCCAGCACCATTTTGAGGCACGGGGATAATTCaagtgaggaaggaggaggtggtTCGGGGTGAACCCCCGCCCTGCCGAAGCGAGCCAGCGTCCACGGTCCCTGGGGAGAGGTGTTCTTGTAAAACAAAGCGACGACAACGAAAAGAACGTCTGAGGTTATCCGagtcaataaaaaaaaaaaaaacccataaaaaaacaaaaccaaccaacagTCCTGCAGTCAGAGTCACACACAGAAGAACCAACCCACACCTACATGCGCCAGGAACAGTAAAATGACAATAGATATAAAATTAACCAATAAAGTGCATGTTCCTTATATTACACCTGCCCCTCGGGTGCCGGCGGCGCAGCTCTCCGCACGGAACCGCGGCCGAGAGCTCGCGCTCACATGGTGTTGTACAGGGGATTGGTTGTCCGCTTTCTGTCATTGCTCTTTTTGAGTCTCCTCAACGGGTGAGTTCTACCGTGCTGCTGCCGGGGCGCTGCCGACACGGTGGGTCCCTCCTGGGGGTCAGTCCACGTGGGACCGGCGCCGGGAGCCAAGCTCTGCTGGCTGGAGCCGCACTCTTTGGCGTACTGAGCCAGCGGGCGCTCCACCGGCTTGCTCTGGGCAATGCACTCGGCTGTTCTGAGCTGCTCTACAAAATGCTGAGCAGGTTTGGGATCCTGGAGGGTGGGGGGGGAGAACGGGTGGCGTTTC includes the following:
- the CORO6 gene encoding coronin-6 isoform X1 (The sequence of the model RefSeq protein was modified relative to this genomic sequence to represent the inferred CDS: added 85 bases not found in genome assembly), with translation MCCAAPRRAERGRGRGSGRSRAGQQRSAAMSRRVVRQSKFRHVFGQPVKADQMYEDIRVSKVTWDSSFCAVNPKFLAIIVESGGGGAFMVLPLAKTGRVDKNHPLVTGHTAPVLDIDWCPHNDNVIASASEDTTVMVWQIPDYVPVRSITEPVVTLEGHSKRVGIICWHPTARNVLLSAGCDNLVILWNVGTGEMLLALEDMHTDLIYNVGWNRNGSLLVTTCKDKKVRVIDPRKQTVVAEITKPHDGARPIRAIFMADGKIFTTGFSKMSERQLGLWDLKNFEEPIALQEMDTSNGVLLPFYDADSSIVYLCGKGDSSIRYFEITDEAPYVHYLNTYSSKEPQRGMGFMPKRGLDVSKCEIARFFKLHERKCEPIVMTVPRKSDLFQDDLYPDTPGPEPALEADEWLSGKDAEPILISLRDGYVPVKNRELKVVKKNILDNKPPPGPRRSHSNADISQTPVLDEVLEEIRVLKETVQAQEKRISALEHKLCQFTNGTD
- the CORO6 gene encoding coronin-6 isoform X2 (The sequence of the model RefSeq protein was modified relative to this genomic sequence to represent the inferred CDS: added 85 bases not found in genome assembly) → MCCAAPRRAERGRGRGSGRSRAGQQRSAAMSRRVVRQSKFRHVFGQPVKADQMYEDIRVSKVTWDSSFCAVNPKFLAIIVESGGGGAFMVLPLAKTGRVDKNHPLVTGHTAPVLDIDWCPHNDNVIASASEDTTVMVWQIPDYVPVRSITEPVVTLEGHSKRVGIICWHPTARNVLLSAGCDNLVILWNVGTGEMLLALEDMHTDLIYNVGWNRNGSLLVTTCKDKKVRVIDPRKQTVVAEITKPHDGARPIRAIFMADGKIFTTGFSKMSERQLGLWDLKNFEEPIALQEMDTSNGVLLPFYDADSSIVYLCGKGDSSIRYFEITDEAPYVHYLNTYSSKEPQRGMGFMPKRGLDVSKCEIARFFKLHERKCEPIVMTVPRKSDLFQDDLYPDTPGPEPALEADEWLSGKDAEPILISLRDGYVPVKNRELKVVKKNILDNKPPPGPRRSHSNADISTPVLDEVLEEIRVLKETVQAQEKRISALEHKLCQFTNGTD
- the CORO6 gene encoding coronin-6 isoform X3 (The sequence of the model RefSeq protein was modified relative to this genomic sequence to represent the inferred CDS: added 85 bases not found in genome assembly), with the protein product MCCAAPRRAERGRGRGSGRSRAGQQRSAAMSRRVVRQSKFRHVFGQPVKADQMYEDIRVSKVTWDSSFCAVNPKFLAIIVESGGGGAFMVLPLAKTGRVDKNHPLVTGHTAPVLDIDWCPHNDNVIASASEDTTVMVWQIPDYVPVRSITEPVVTLEGHSKRVGIICWHPTARNVLLSAGCDNLVILWNVGTGEMLLALEDMHTDLIYNVGWNRNGSLLVTTCKDKKVRVIDPRKQTVVAEITKPHDGARPIRAIFMADGKIFTTGFSKMSERQLGLWDLERFAPHEGLRPVRAIFTREGHIFTTGFTRMSQRELGLWDPKNFEEPIALQEMDTSNGVLLPFYDADSSIVYLCGKGDSSIRYFEITDEAPYVHYLNTYSSKEPQRGMGFMPKRGLDVSKCEIARFFKLHERKCEPIVMTVPRKSDLFQDDLYPDTPGPEPALEADEWLSGKDAEPILISLRDGYVPVKNRELKVVKKNILDNKPPPGPRRSHSNADISTPVLDEVLEEIRVLKETVQAQEKRISALEHKLCQFTNGTD
- the CORO6 gene encoding coronin-6 isoform X4 (The sequence of the model RefSeq protein was modified relative to this genomic sequence to represent the inferred CDS: added 85 bases not found in genome assembly); this translates as MCCAAPRRAERGRGRGSGRSRAGQQRSAAMSRRVVRQSKFRHVFGQPVKADQMYEDIRVSKVTWDSSFCAVNPKFLAIIVESGGGGAFMVLPLAKTGRVDKNHPLVTGHTAPVLDIDWCPHNDNVIASASEDTTVMVWQIPDYVPVRSITEPVVTLEGHSKRVGIICWHPTARNVLLSAGCDNLVILWNVGTGEMLLALEDMHTDLIYNVGWNRNGSLLVTTCKDKKVRVIDPRKQTVVAERFAPHEGLRPVRAIFTREGHIFTTGFTRMSQRELGLWDPKNFEEPIALQEMDTSNGVLLPFYDADSSIVYLCGKGDSSIRYFEITDEAPYVHYLNTYSSKEPQRGMGFMPKRGLDVSKCEIARFFKLHERKCEPIVMTVPRKSDLFQDDLYPDTPGPEPALEADEWLSGKDAEPILISLRDGYVPVKNRELKVVKKNILDNKPPPGPRRSHSNADISQTPVLDEVLEEIRVLKETVQAQEKRISALEHKLCQFTNGTD